TCTCCTTGAAAGACATGTGTCTTTGCTGGTAGTTTAAACTATGTCACTAACCCTGATCGTAATTGACTCTCCATGGGCAATACCTAATTTCATCCCATTTCGTGCCACCACGTGATGCACTGAGAGGTGGTGGTCGTTTCGTGTATTTTTGTGTAGTGGGTTTGAACCTATATGAAACACATTGTTGTATCACCTAACTATTTATCTGTTCCCACAAaccaaatcaaaacatttactttgtagaaattaacacattttcttgGGTACCATTGTTTACATGGTAGCATAAATTGTCCCATATATTTGGCATACCCTACTTACAATATACTGAATTACTTTTCTGTTAGTTGTGTGATGAACAATCACATCTCACCATACATAGAGTACTCCTTAACATTGTCAGAGCTGTTTTGCTTAACATATCAGcatcagaaaatattaaaattggTCAAATCAGAAGCCCTTTGCAAGAACAGGGATCATCAGGTAAACTAAGTCCTGTCAAAGCTCTGTCAGTCTGTTGTTCTTTATTCTCACCCATTACTTAGTTCAGAGTCATTACTAAATGAATGTTTTGCCATAAATTACAGTGGGGCTTTAAATGCTTAGTCTTTGGCTAACGTGTGTTTTTTGAAAGACACCAAAACATGATGGACCACTGCAATATAATAAGAAAACAGTAAAGCTGGCTAATCTTATCATCAGGCACTTTTTTCTATTTGGGTTCTGCAGTGATGCAGTGTTTTCCCTTTATTAGTCATATGATGTCCCGATGCCAGCTTCCATGCCTCCCTTTCTTCTGTCTTCCCCTCGCTAATCTTCATTCGATACtgcctctcattctctctctcactctttctccctctctctctctttctctcacgtTTTTGTTCCTCTGTCATCCCCCAAGGTGACTTTCCTTCCTTCGCCGACACTGCAGCTGTTCCTCTCTTTGTTCTGGAAGGCCTGAGTGTGGATAAGAGATGGAAGAGATGCAGGCCGACGGAATAAAGAGAAGGAGAACCAAGGGAGGAAATGAGGGTATGAAAGAGGAGGTGACTGATGACATTATCATGCAGAATGGAGGAATCTATGGTGTCGACTCACTGCGTAAATCAGTAaggcaacaaacaaacacacacacacacacacacacacacacacacacacacacacacacacacacacacacacacacacacacacacaaacaataacatCATACATGAGCAGACAGATTTGTtctggtaaaataaaataaatgaagtgtcAACATCAAGTGATTGAGCTGCCTCAACAGATGCTTACCTGACTAACAAGTTTCATCTTCATTAGTACTGGTGATTAACACAGTTGTTACATCCCAGTGAGGGTTCACCAAAGTCGGCACTAAATACTGCAAGTATCTGGGACAGAGTTTCTAAATTTAGGGATCAGAGAGACGGGGGGTTGAAACAGGAGATGTAGAAAGGGAGGGGCAGCTGGAAAGAGGAGTGACAGATTCGGACAGTAAGGTCCAGAAGAAGTCGGATGGAGGACTTCCTAAGTTACACTGAGCAGGACGAATCCAAGCAGTTCCTCAAGACTGTAGAAATACAGCAGCAGCTAGGGCCCAGTGGTGCTACTTTTTGTTTAAAAGGTCTGTCATGTAAGAGTAACAAAATtgttatatttctttctttcaattaCAGATGGGATTCTTCTGAATTCTTAAATATTCTAATGATTAGAGATCATTAGAGACTGATTAGAGAAACAAGCCATTTCTTCAAAATCGATGCAATTTCTACCTCTGTATTACTTCagttctctttttatttcctattttgttGTCTAAAAGCTCATAGAAAAATAAGACATCCATATACATATTCTTTCTAGTATCTTAGCAGATAAAAAATGCATCTATGCAGACATGtgtcaataaatgtttttgcaaaattaaaTTTCCTGACtagtaaaatattattataattgaaaATTGGCAACCAATACATTTAACATAAGACGTGCATGAACTGACACTGAGATGGATCAGTTCTTAGATAGATCATCTTTTTAATACAGATTCTGTTCTGCTCTATACAATAACACGTAATATAAATCTTATACAATACTAATATTTCTCTATACACATGGTCataaatgtacagtacagtgtacACACATATAGTATTAACACAAATACACTTAAATGTATCTTCTCATTACAGTAGCTTTCCAACTCACTCAGAGTTTTATCACAATGGCTGATTTTCTGTCCGGCAGATGATTGTGAACAAAAGAATAAACTATTTTCTTTGACTAAAACTCACGACAGACACTTCAATATTTACATCCCTGAAAAATGTACATGAATACACAATAATTATTGTCTTCTGGCTCACAAATAGTGTAAAAGGTGTGAGGATGAAGGAGATAGCCCCAATCCCAAAGGTGCTCTCCAAGAGCCCATATAAAGTTCAAAGTGTACACTATCTACTAACTGACATAAATCTACTGCAACACCCATTATACAACAGTTGATTGAGGGctggtttattgttttatgtccAGCATGTTGAGAAATGAGACATGAAGCcctgaggagaaagagagacacagatatAGTGAAACATGTCCAGGAATCAGTCCAGAAGCTGACAGAGGCGATTTTTTGCCTCCGCAGTCATTCAAAGTACTGTCCAAAAGCAGTGACTCTGCCCTCCAGAGCAACAAACAGCTAACACGAGGAGATGTCCCATGTCAGAAGTTTTTGCCCCATGTTGGGAATTCTCCGGTATAAGATGCTAGTTTACCTGCAGTGACTACAGATAGTTTTAAATAAGTTTCCACAAAATGTTGCCCTTTGATTGCCACTTTAAAACTGAAGTGATACAATTTCAGTAGTATAACAGTAGCCTGTGTAGATAAGATTGCTCCAAGTCATCTGCTTTTTTATTATGCCCATTGGCCTCTTTCTGTTAACCAGTTGATTAAGTCCCCTTACTTCTCTCTTTCCCCAGTAATCTAAACCATAAGTAGAAAACCAACAATTCTGTGTTCACATTCTCTCTGTTCACATCCTTGGGGTCATTGCTTTTCTCAGAATTTATTGCACATAATCACAAACACGCACGCTCGTTTATTCATTTACACAACcgcacacgcagacacacatgcatacatgcgcacatgcatgtaaacatacgAACGCAATCACACAGCCTCACTTACGTCATCATGACATTTACtcttacaattatttaaaaaaaataaagtcatgcCCTTTAGCTTTTACTTACAGACATTCTTCTAAAATATGGTGCTTACTGCAAATAAATTTggaatctgtttttttgcagttcCCTGGTAGTTTCATAAGAGCCTGTAAACTTCTGAATGCTTGTATTTACCCGCTATTAATTTGCTATAcgatatacagtatgtgcacgTTTTACTCTGACACTTTGTTGTAAACATTCAGCACCACAAGGATATATGAATAACTCAATTAAGGCATGAACAAATgagggaaataaagagaaatataGACTGACATATTTTCCTCACTGAGAACATCTGTGCAGGTAGATATTTGTGTGCTTTCACAGATAATTACTAAATATAGATCAGTATGCatgttaggtgtgtgtgtgtgtgtgtgtgtgtgtgtgtctgggtgtgtgtgcatatgtacaTGCACATGCAAGTTGAAAGTGCACACAGGACCAGTAATGTATGCCTTTGAGGTTGTCTAACCCTTATCCTATACAACTGCACACTTTCATATTCAGTATATATGTCTATGGTGTATGCTTGGCCagtgttgtcatggagacacAGTGGCCACCTTGTCAGTCAGAAAGTGAACTAATGGGGGCCTGTGTAAGGAGAGCAGAAAGAAGGCTCTAATTAAAGCCCAGGACTCGCCTGTCACCACATCTGCAAGGAACCAGTGGTCATGGAATTTGTCCTGACCTTTGTAAACTAACTGTTTTTTCTCACACCCATGCACAAATATACACATGATCCATCTCTAGCAAATTGGTAATGTACATACAattctgcaacacacacacacacacacacacacacacacacacacacacacacacacacacacacacacacacacacacacacacacacacacacacacacactcacacacatgcaaacacactgaaGTTCAGCCTCATTCCCTCACTGCCTCTGTGAGGCATCGATCAGTGCAATCACTGGCCTCCACTCGTGGCTTGCGATTCTTCCTCTGGCCTCCCCCCTCCACCCAGGAGTTATGAATAACTGTCCCCCCACTGGGAGCTGGGTCCACCTGCAGAAGGGACACTACCCTTTTCTTGACACGTGTTTTGAGGGCACGCCGCAGCTTCTGCCTGGTGAAGGCATAAAGCAGCGGATGAAAAATAGTGGTTCCATAAGCCATTGCCAAGAAGCAGAGGCGCAGTCGCACCAGGCTGTCACTGGGACCCATACACAGGATCAGAACATTGACTGCAGACAGAGGGGCCCAACAGCCCAGGAAGGTGGATATGATGAGCAGGGACATTTTAAGGACGCGGCGTTGACGCTCTCGACGGTCCCTGTGCCTGCGCACCGCCCGCCTCAGGGCGATGATGGCTGAAACCGAGGCCTGTACACCCATGGTGGAGGCAGGCAGTGGTGAGGTGGCGTGGGTCTGGGTTGAAGCTGTAGCTGGGGTTGGAGAAGCAGGGGTAGCCGGTGTGGTGGCGATGGGGGTGGTGGCAGCAGTACTGACAGTAGTGACTGTTGCTCCACTGTCAGACATCGCCTGGGGCATGGAAGGGAGTGGAGGGGGCGATGTTAGTGTAGGTGTGAGGGAGGGGATGAGAGGCGGATGGCTgaggttctggttctggttggAGGACACTACCTCTGTGGGCAGGCTCAGATCCTTCTTCTTCCGCCTCCTGCAGCGTATCCTGCAGGTGGAGTCCTTTGCACGCTTACTCCTCAACATGTGGGATCCTATTCGAATGTTGAGGGCCTGCAGGATCCTGGAGTAGGTGAACAACATGACGGCCACAGCGATGAAGAAGCATGGCACTTGGAGCAACAAGTGGTAATACATAGCCATGCCTGTGTAATACCCCTGCCCTCCTACGCACAGCAGCGTCCTGTTCTGCCACACTGGAGTCAGGTGGTGTGTCGGGGAGGAAGGATGAGTTGAGGGTAGGGGGGTAGGAGAGATTGAGGAAAAAAGTGGGGGCAGTCCAGTGGTGAAGTCAGAGTCATTGTTTTGCCCTCTTGGCTCCTCATCCTTACTGTCCTCAACCCTCGAAGAGAAGAAATCCCCCTCAAGGAAAGGCAGGAAGAAGACGGCCAGAGACACGGCCCACACCGCTGCCAGGAGCAGTGCCGCTCTCCTGGGGGTCAGCAGACGACTGGCTGGACGCACTGAGATGTCGTATCGGTCCAAACTGATCACCAGCACATTGACTGCCGTGGCCACGCTGGTGAACGTGACACAGGCCTCGTGAAAGCAGCACAGCGTGGCCAGGCTGCCGACTCCACTCTCACTAGCTGGTAGCAGGATCACAGCCACAGTCAGTGGCagacacagcagacagaccAGTATGTCCAGCACATGGAGGTTGACTGTGACCAGGTTGCTGACTGAATCCACCAGGTTGGACTGAGCACAGTAGAGCACAAGTACGGTCAGGTTGCTGCTGAAGCCCAACACCAGCTCCAGCATCAGCACAGTGGTCAGAGACACCTGGAAGCCTAGGGGGTAGGGTGTGCTCCAGCCCTCCTCCAACCCTACCTCACCCCCTCCATCCAGCAGGCCTACCCCCTGACCATCGCTGGTCTCCAGGAGGTCACGATAGCCTTCGGTCTCCATTGACGCCACAGCACTCCCTCACACATAGCAACAGCGGCCGCCACGCCAGACCAtgctctgtctttttctttttcttctggcTCAAACGAGGCAGTGATGAGGATGATGGCCAGATCTGTGGTTGATTCTGTGAAAacgaaaaaatacaaaagagtagaaagacagagagatgacaGAGAAAGATCAGTTATCAGTCAGCTTGTCTCATATTCACTCAAAAAATAACACTGTTCAGCAAGTACAAGTCAGACTTGTCAGATTTGACAAGTGGAGAGGAGCTAAGAGTTGACACAGCGAGGTGAAAGTGATCTTGGCAGGCGATTAGAGTCGTGGGGTGCAGTtcaagctgctgctgatgacCCATGATGCCTCACTGGGCTCAAGACGTTAGACAACAACATGCTTCGCATAGAGTTCAGACAGGAATTGGAGCAGAAAGTCTCTTGGGGGTCATTTGCAAGTATGAGTACATTAAGCAGGGACTCCGCGGAGGATCCCTGAACAGtcaacacattttaacaaaccAACAGGGATTTATTTCCTGACAGCGCTTACAGTTCATATACTGTGCTAAATTTTGTCACAAAGATGTAACCATACTTCTCATGAGAAGGAGTGGGTGGATGTTTGAATCCTTATTACGCAACCTATATATAGGTCAGGAAGCTTGCAGAATAGAGCATGTGGAAACCTATAGAAACCAACCAAGACTGTACTGTAAAGATGGAAGTGACACACTACATGTTGTTCAACCATCTTGCCTGTTCCCAACATGTTTAAGACAATTAATGCCTGTACAAATCCAGTATATGctaatttgaattaaaacacaaatccttCTGTTAAATCCTCTCGTTTTTCTTCAACAAGCGGTATGAAACTGTCAGCTTCTGCCTCCAAGAGAATCGGTGGCAGGGACATTGGTGGGCTGGTAGAGAAACCATGCAGTGCATGTCAACATTGCAGGCCCCCAACTGAGGGTGGCAGCAGTTAATAGTTCTCACAGGGAGACATAATGAAGACGAATGGATCAATGATCCACAGACAGTGGCACATAAACAATGCTATCAGAGAAAGACCAGCTCCCCTGCCATCCTCTCTCCACACCCCCACTGTCTCATCTGCTCTTCTACATCCCTCTCATCCCTCCCTACTCTGTTCCCCTTTCAGTGTACGTGCTGAGACAGACTACTTTGCATGTAGGGCATGTTATTTATGGCTGATTGTATGCTATCCTGTACTTGGGAAGGAATCTTATAAAGTGTTGGTTGATTTCATAAAAGACCTCTTGTTGATATGTAGCAAGAAAAAACTTTTCCTTGAGTCTCTGAACTAAAAGCTACAGGTGTGTCTTTACTGGGAGCGTTGACTTCAGCTTCTGCTATCCTTTCCTCTGCCACAGCTTTTGTTCTCAGCCTCTCGTTTGCCCTTTTCCCTTTGTTTTATCTCACTTTCTTTTCCGTCCCATTTGTCATGTGGAAAGGACCTAAAGTTAGAACAGGactgaacaggaagtggaacAATGGTCCATCTTGATCGACTAATGGGTTCCATGGGGTTTGCGGTGTTGGAACATTGATTTAAAGCATCGTCGATCTGCCTATTTACCAAGCCTGAGGCTTGGGAGCACATAAACATACTCCctatctcctcctctcagcgGTGCCTGGATTTCATTTTGAGtgctgtggttttattttggGCGCTGCATAAAATAGTTGTGAGCACATTTTTCTCATTCCTTCTTTTTAACACCAACTGCAGCTAAAGTATTGGTTTTATAGATTTACTTGGACACAGTTCACAGTATAATGCTGTAGGAGACATAAATGAACAAAGGTAGTGTGTTTAAACTGTTGGGTGTAACTTTGTAATAGTACCCTTTTctcaaaaacaatcaaaaaacatgttaaactgAAAATGGATATTTTGCCTGGAAATGGAAATTACATCTGgcataatgaaatatatatttgcgGTATCAAGATGTTTGAGGCTATTCACACTTAACCAAAATAATATTCAGTGAGCTGTGCCCTTTTAATGTCATCAAGATCGAATGTTAACAAGTGTGTTAACATTCTTTGTTCAATATGGTGGAGATAAAGTGCTACAGAGAATCAAGGAGCAGACAAAGGAACAGTGTTTGTTTAACAGCCAATCACTTAAAACAATCACAGAGGCAACATACATGTCAATACTGCATTGACCAAGCAGTGCCTTCCATCTcctgcaagtgtgtgtttgtgacgtGTGTAAATTAATGTCAGGAGAAGAACTGAATTTACCATTTAcgtaaaaccaaataaataatgtaaatgtaagcaTAGCGGaatgaacaaaaatacaaaatggaacaatataacacaaaaaacaactgtcaTCTGAATTTTCATTTTCACGGAAAATGGagacatttgttattttttcacaaGAGTAAAATGCTATTCTTCCATCACTGATTTGGTCAGCCTCGTTAAACATCATCCGTTTCTTTTAACAGTCCTGCCAATAATTACAAAGGGAGGATTGTGTAACGGTGAAATGAGCAGGCTGGATTGCTTTCAACAAGAGTCGTTTATGTTACTCTATGACTAAGAGAAACAATGAGCCACAATCAGTCCTGTGATAACGGATACTCACTTTGTGATGAACTTGTAGGAGATAAGAGCCACAAGGCCACAAACAATagagttggaaaaaaagaagtctgcGTTAGCATACAGTTTGGGGGCAAGACAAAATGTTATAAGCCCCGAATATGAACAGCTGTGACTCTGACCTGCTGCCAGGAGCAGTCaccatattatagtatttacagggagagaggaaagaagaaaattaAACTGTGTAGACAGGGCGGTGAAGTGTGGGCTGTTTTCCTAATGATCACCAATGTTGGTGACTTTCAGTTGGAATTGTAAATACTCAGGTTAATTTGAGGCtacatatcacacacacacacacacacacacacacacacacacacacacacacacacacacacacacacacacacacacacacacacacacacacacacacacacacctaacatGCATACTGATCTAATTATCTGTGAAAGCACACAAATATCTACCTGCACAGATGTTCTCAGTGAGGAAAATATTAATGTCAGTTTATATGTCTCTTTATTTCCCTCATTTGTTCATGCCTTAATTGAGTTATTCATATATCCTTGTGGTGCTGAATGTTTACAACAAAGTGTCAGAGTAAAAagtgcacatactgtataattaaATACAAGCATTCAGAAGTTTACAGGCTCTTATGAAACTACCAGGGAACTGCAAAAAAACTGATTCCAaatttatttacagtaagcaCCATATTTTAGACAGCTTTGGTAGTTAATCCTGAATACAAACAAATCTGAAggtcatttttttaagcatgagtactttttatttctgtgatcATCATAGAGTCATTCAGTCAGTGTAAGTAAGAGTCTTAAATTGGTTTTGGTAAATCCATTTACCCTCTCCTAATTCATCAATCAACAGCATAATTCACAATCATGTATTGAAAGCTTAATAAAGTGTCTGATTGGTTCAGtatggaataaaataaagagtaaCTGTCATCAACAGATTTTACTCTGAAGATGATTTCCTCAAATCTGGAGTGTAAATAACGTATGTCCTTTgctccaaaacaacaacacaaaactgaGTGATTTGCACAGTGACTGCACAATCTCCTGAAGCCATGCTGTCAGGGTGATTATAGGTGTCGGAAATGCTCAAGCAGATCCTATTATCAGTGTGAAAAGTTCAGTTTTTGGTTTCTTTGCTTGTCTCTGTGTTATTTCTTTGCATGTGCTCTAGCTATCCATTTATCTAGTTTTTTTCCAGAAGCTAAATTACTTATTTCCTACACAATGACAAACAGTAGCCATCCTCTCAGCCCACACATTGTACAGCAGTTCATTATCTTGGCATATTTGTTAGGTATGTCTTGGTGAAATAACATAACGTACATAATAACTGTattgagagaaaatgtaaaagtcatagCAGTGTATATGCTAGTGACCATGAGCAAGACTGAAATACAGCTGATCCACCCTGGGCTCACAAGATACCTGCAGCAAAACACTGCAACAGTTTTATCAAAAGAGTGCAATCAACATAGTGCCACAGCAGCTTGGTAGATGCCAAGATTGATTCAAGCCACAACTCTTTGTCCCCTATGTTGAGTcagatattgtgttttttatttatcattatcaaaaaaacagtttttacttatttagtttCAAATCTACAATCTTCTTTTATTAACACTCCTTCAAACAATTGCACTtgctttttaaacacaaaagaaCGACTCTCACAAAACACATGGACCCATCAATACCCTATAATGTCATATCTGTAATCCTACCTCAATGGGTAGAAGCACACTTCACTTACTTCACACAAGATTCACCTCAGATGACAACTGCACTTCCAGGCCAGTGCACCTGTCtgataaacaacacacacacgcgttCGCCTGGATGTCTGAAATGAGGCAGAAAAGGTTTATTAAATCTGTCCCTTTGTGTCATGGCTTCTgtctgctgtgctgctgtgtgcCGAGGTctcaacctgctgctgctgaaagtGCTGATCGTGCACCGGGCCTGAGGGCACTCTCCCATTTTCACCCCAGTCCTCTGCAATCTAGATGCGACAATGGTGGTCGGTACACGTGAGACTTCAGTTTgctaattatttaaatgtaagcaCCGCCTGTGCCCTCTATAAAACTTGATGTGCTCAGTTTGCATATTTCTTAGGCTGTAAAAACTTTCTCTGTCTGTTATAAACCATATGTGTGgtgatttaaaatattaaagtaggGGTAGTGGAGGATTGTTGTTTTCAGAATCTGTGACCACATTTGTCTTGCTGTAAGTTAGACAATATAAGAATAATAGCTGGAAGCAGGGCCACCTAAGAATGACAGATAAGCAGCTCAGACTTCCATAAGCTGATGTTTTGGCCATCCAATGTTATCTGGGAAGTCTTGTGTAGTAGAGCACACTGGGTGGCTTTAAGTAAGTCTATCAGTCCTCTAGGCAggagttcttatttttaatcagTAAACCTGCTGCTTTGGTTTAAATTCAGCTCTTCTGTAAAGCTCTGTGCCTGCGTTCACCTCAGGGACGGGGTTGTCAGTGCTGTTTACATTTggacaacaataaataaagtagaTGTGTGTCACTtaattttttccaaaaatgagattggaaaaagaaaatgctgagGTAGTAAGCCGTGCCTGGTTGTtcagataagaaaaaaagacgTTTACAAGAGGGCATTGTGTCTAACTACAGTTTCACAAAGCTGGAGGTGTAGCTGCACTGTATTCTGGTTTATTTCTGTAACTAATTGTGGAGAGATTGTTATCTCTTTGCTCTTTGATGGATTTTTACTCTTGAAACTGGAAAATGTCAGTTCAAAATGGTGAAACTAGAAAGAAGCCTTTGCTCTATGATTCTATG
This portion of the Anoplopoma fimbria isolate UVic2021 breed Golden Eagle Sablefish chromosome 17, Afim_UVic_2022, whole genome shotgun sequence genome encodes:
- the LOC129106284 gene encoding G-protein coupled receptor 22-like encodes the protein METEGYRDLLETSDGQGVGLLDGGGEVGLEEGWSTPYPLGFQVSLTTVLMLELVLGFSSNLTVLVLYCAQSNLVDSVSNLVTVNLHVLDILVCLLCLPLTVAVILLPASESGVGSLATLCCFHEACVTFTSVATAVNVLVISLDRYDISVRPASRLLTPRRAALLLAAVWAVSLAVFFLPFLEGDFFSSRVEDSKDEEPRGQNNDSDFTTGLPPLFSSISPTPLPSTHPSSPTHHLTPVWQNRTLLCVGGQGYYTGMAMYYHLLLQVPCFFIAVAVMLFTYSRILQALNIRIGSHMLRSKRAKDSTCRIRCRRRKKKDLSLPTEVVSSNQNQNLSHPPLIPSLTPTLTSPPPLPSMPQAMSDSGATVTTVSTAATTPIATTPATPASPTPATASTQTHATSPLPASTMGVQASVSAIIALRRAVRRHRDRRERQRRVLKMSLLIISTFLGCWAPLSAVNVLILCMGPSDSLVRLRLCFLAMAYGTTIFHPLLYAFTRQKLRRALKTRVKKRVVSLLQVDPAPSGGTVIHNSWVEGGGQRKNRKPRVEASDCTDRCLTEAVRE